A single Triticum dicoccoides isolate Atlit2015 ecotype Zavitan chromosome 2A, WEW_v2.0, whole genome shotgun sequence DNA region contains:
- the LOC119358135 gene encoding uncharacterized protein LOC119358135 has protein sequence MAKWDPTYPRSKQRSTPPRRSLALRRKCSSHRVASGLSARDSSASGADLELAVPKRRRSIGGSTDWRAGLLPPTTTTASSSSAQKGNDGHARVKRGAWLDVSLSLHFCTSISIASANDTWKKMVAGASRMFVEMHRSSHVQLISDMV, from the exons ATGGCCAAGTGGGATCCCACCTACCCGCGCTCCAAGCAGCGGTCAACCCCGCCCCGCCGCAGCCTCGCGCTGCGCCGCAAGTGCTCGTCCCACCGTGTTGCGTCGGGGCTCTCCGCCAGAGACTCCAGCGCGTCTGGGGCGGATCTGGAGCTTGCGGTGCCCAAGCGGCGGCGCAGCATCGGCGGGTCCACGGACTGGAGGGCCGGGCTGCTGCCGCCGACCACCAccacagcctcctcctcctccgcgcagAAGGGCAACGACGGCCACGCGCGTGTGAAGCGGGGCGCGTGGCTGGACGTCTCTCTGTCACTCCATTTCTGTACCTCAATTTCGATCGCCTCGGCTAATGAT ACGTGGAAGAAGATGGTGGCGGGCGCGTCGAGGATGTTTGTGGAGATGCACCGGAGCAGCCACGTGCAGCTCATCAGCGACATGGTCTAG